The window CCGTTCCTCATGGGCAGCGACAACGATACCCCGGCCGAAGCGCCGCGCCATTCGGTCACCCTGCCCGCCTTCGCCATTGCCGTCTACCCCATCACCAACGAGCAATACGCGCGCTATCTGCGCGACGCCCGCCGCGCCGCCTCGCCTCTGCTGCTGTGGGACGGCAACCGCCCGCCCGCCGGCCGCCTGCGTCATCCGGTCACCGGCGTCACCTGGCACGAGGCCATCGATTACTGCCGCTGGCTGGCCCAGCAGACCGGCCGCCCCTACACACTGCCCACTGAGGCCCAATGGGAAAAGGCCGCCCGCGGCTCCGACGGCCGCGTCTTCCCCTGGGGCGATGAGTGGCTGCCCGACCGCGCCAACACCGCCGCCGACATCACCCCCGTCGATGCCTTCCCCGCCCAGAGTATCTACGGCGGCCGCGATCTGGTCGGCAACGCCCGCGAGTGGACGCTCAGCGCCTGGGGCAGTGATCCGCGCGTCCCGGATCCGCTCTTTGCCTACCCGTGGCGGGAGGATGAGCGCAACGACCCGGAGCAGCCGAATGCGGTGCGGCGGGTCTTTCGGGGCGGCCGCACTCTTGCTCCCCTGCTCCCCCGCCCCCCTGCTCCCCTGCCTCTTCACCCCTACCGCTGCAGCGCCCGCGACGCTTTCCTGCCCGACAAGGCCGGGCCGTCCGGCAACCGCCACGGTTTTCGCGTGGCCCTGACCATTGAACAAGGGCGGCAACGATGAGCCGACAGCGCCTGAAGGAATGGACCGAGCAGAAGCGCAAGGAGCAGCAGGAAGCTGAGCCGGCCG is drawn from Candidatus Promineifilum breve and contains these coding sequences:
- a CDS encoding SUMF1/EgtB/PvdO family nonheme iron enzyme — protein: MPTTNAPYLHDLLRQIDSLFSLEDVQTLCLSLGFDYENLPGRTREGLIRELMRCLLDQDRLQALVDLARVQRPAVAWADVPADLPFITGDPFDEQQYRRLDFEPEMVRVPAGPFLMGSDNDTPAEAPRHSVTLPAFAIAVYPITNEQYARYLRDARRAASPLLLWDGNRPPAGRLRHPVTGVTWHEAIDYCRWLAQQTGRPYTLPTEAQWEKAARGSDGRVFPWGDEWLPDRANTAADITPVDAFPAQSIYGGRDLVGNAREWTLSAWGSDPRVPDPLFAYPWREDERNDPEQPNAVRRVFRGGRTLAPLLPRPPAPLPLHPYRCSARDAFLPDKAGPSGNRHGFRVALTIEQGRQR